Part of the Pirellulales bacterium genome is shown below.
GGCACTTCTTTAGGCCCAAGTGATTAAAACAAGCTCATTAGGCGTCTATAATCTAAGAGAAGCTAATTTTCCCGTCCAAGGCTGTATATAAATAGAAATTAGCCATCAGGAACGGATCAGTCTGATTTGCAGTTTTAGGAGCAGATGCAAGTGGCTATCGGCGTTGCCCCGCCCGATCCTGGTTCAACACAAAGCCAGCCCGATGGTAAACACCGGGGCGGGAAGTCTCCGGACCGAGGCTACTTAATCGACCGACGCCTCCGTCGCACCCGCAGTCAGGTAAAGGCGGTCGAAGTGGGGACGGCATTGACCATATTAGCTGTATCCACGCTGGCGTTTTTCTTGGCGACCGCGCTCATCGATCATTGGGTGCTGCATGGCGGCTTGAGTATTGTGGAGCGGTATTTTTTATTCGGTATGTTTGTCATCGGTGCGAGCTATTGGTTAGTCTCTGTCGTATTACCTGCGGCGTTTGGCCGGGTGAATTCGATCTACGCTGCGCATGCGATCGAGCGCAACAAGCCTTCGCTTAAAAACAGCCTGATCAATTTTTTGCTGTTTCGCCAACAAAGGGAAACCATACACCAGGTCGTCTATAGCGCGCTGGAGGAGCAAGCGGTTGCCGACCTGTCCGGCACGCATGTAGAGAGTGCCGTCGATCGCACTCGGCTGATTCACCTAGGTTATGCGTTCCTCGGTTTTGTAGCTGCCTTTGCGCTTTATTTTGTGCTGTCGCCGAAAGATCCGTTTACCACGGTCCAGCGTGTGGTGCTCCCGTGGGTCGATGTTCCCGCCCCATCGCGCGTCAGTATTCTTGATGTTCGACCAGGTAACTCCACGGCTTTTCGCGGACAACCAGTTCAAGTATCTGCCGAAATTCAGGGTTTGGGAGGCAATGACGTCGTCAAGCTCTTCTATAGCACAGCGGATCATCAAGTCGTTGATCGGGCGATCCCAATGCATGTGCCCGAGGGTTATCGTCATGTGGCGGTGCTGCCGGAAGGTAAGGAGGGAATTCAGCAGGACTTGGATTATCGCATCGAAGCGGGCGATGCAATCAGCAGCGTGTACCACGTGCACATTGTGCCGGCGCCAACCATCATGGTCGACCGAATCGATTACAAGTATCCAGCCTATACAGGCCTGAATCCCATCACCGTATCGCATCATGGCGATGTGAAGGCACTCGAAGGCACGCAAGTGACCATTCATGGCGTCGCCAACCAGCCAGTCAAATCGGCGTCGATTGATTTCAATTGCGATGGCAAGCTTGACGGAGCTATGAAAGTCGACGGCAATGACGCCACGCTGTCCTTCGTGTTGTCGCTTAATGATGTCCGCACCGGGCCTCTGTACGACAGTTATCAATTGCGAATTGTCAACACGCAGGGGATGGTAAACCCGGAGCCAATTAAACATCGCATTGAGGTTGTGCCCGATTTGCCGCCCGAAGTAACGTTCTTGGCCCCACAACAGGAAGAAGTTTCCGTGCCGTTGGATGGCCAAATCGTATTGGAAGTGCGGGCGATCGATCCTGATTTCGCGCTGAGCAGCGTGGTTCTGCGGGCGAAAACCGAGCGGGGCAAATTGATTGATCAACCTTTGTTGCCCGATGGCGTCCATGTGGGCCCCTTCAATGGCAAGTATCAATTTGCGCCACAGAAACTAGGTTTGAAAGTGGGAGATGTGGTGCGTTATTTGGCCGAGGCCACTGATAATAAGTCGCCTGAGGCCAACGAAACGATGACTCCGGAACGGCGAATTCGCATTGTTGCGCCGGAAAATTCAAACACGCGGCAGCAGGCTGATCCCCTGGCGCAAAATGAAGGGCCGAAGAATCAACTAAATAATCCACAGCCCCACGACTCGCGCAATGAGGGAAGGCCGCAACAGCAAGGTCAAGAAAACCGCGGCTCCAAAAACGACGATTCTCAACCTCCGGACGGCAAAGATGACAAGCAGCCGCACCGTAGTGCGGACCAGAAAAATAACTCGAACGATCAACCCAGCGAAAACGATGCAGATCGAAGCCAAAAGCAGCCGAATAATCTGTCACAGCCCAATAACGGAGATAAATCGCTGCCAGGCGACCAAAGCGCCCCTCCGCTGACCGATAAGCCGCAACCTGGTAAGCAGCCCGACGGCAAAAGCGATTCGAAAAACGACCAACGCTCCCAAGGCAGCGAGGAGCAGCACAGCAATCCGCAAAACCCAGGGGATCAAAAGTCTGACCAGAACAAAAGCAACGGCAATCAACCACAAGATCAGCCTGGAAAGCAATCGCCAAATAACAATCAACCATTGTCGAACAAAGATCAGCAGCAAGAAAACAAAAGCGGTCAGCAGCGGAACCCGGATAAGCAACAAGGAAATCAATCCGGCAATTCCCACGGCAACCAAAGTGGCAAGGGCGGGTCACAGCAGTCGGATCCCAACGCTTCGAAAAATTCTCAGAACGAGTCGCAGTCAGATCAGAATAAAAATCAAAACGGAACGCAGAACGGATCGCAATCAAACAACAATTCTCCCAACAATCATAGCCAATCGGGCGATCGCTCTTCTTCCAACGATGTCCACTCGCAATCTTCGGGCCAGCCAAATAACAGCACTCCCATCCCCTCCGACGGCAGCGACGATGGCAAAGGGGTTGAACGCATTCTGGAGCACAAGCAGCAAGAGTCGAAATCGAGCGGCAATCAAAACAATCAATCGGGCAATTCGCAAAAAAGTGGAAATGCAGATGCCCATCCGTCTGGACAGCAATCGCCGGAAGCTCAATCGTCCGACAAGCAGCCGGCCAACCAATCGTCAGGTCCAGCCAGCGAGAGAAATGACAACAGCGGAGAAAAAAACCAGCGTGACCAGAACGCTGAAAAGGGGAGTGGGACGCAGCCGTCGGGAAATGAATCTGCCAAGCAAAAATCGGATAATGGAAAATCCGATAGTGGAAAATCGGATCGTGATCAAACCGAGCGAGGAAAATCTGACAGCGGAAAAACTGACAAGGAAAAATCTGAGAATGGAACTTCCGACAAAGACAAAGCCGAAAAAGGAAATTCCGGTAACGATCATTCTCCCGGCAGCGACCAAAAGTCGGACGCTGGACAGCCAAATAACCAAGGCGATTCCTCGAAGGAGAATGGGTCTTCGAATTCCCCCGATCAGCCGGGCAAGTCGCAACCGCCGGTGAATAATCAGAAGTCTGACAACGGGAAATCCGACAAAGGAAAGTCAGACAATGGAAAGACTGAGAATGGAAAGACTGAGAATGGAAAGGCTGAGAATGGAAAATCCGACGGCCGAAAGCCCGATAATCAGAAATCTGCTTCCGGCCAAAAATCCGATGAGAAGTCCGATCGAAAGTCGGAACCAGGAGAAAAGTCGGAGAATGGCCAACCCGGCAACGAGCAAAAATCCGATTCGCATGAATCGAATCCGGGCGATCAATCGCCGCCGGGCAACAACGATCAAACCCAGAACCAGCCGAATTCCAACGGCATGCCGCAATCGAAAGCGGATCACAAGCCGTCTGCGGAAAATCCGAAATCACAGTCTCACGACGGCCAGCCGCAAGGAAAGCCGTCGCTAAATCCGTCCGATAAAAGCGCCGATCATTCGCAGCAACTTCCATCGGAAAATTCTGGAAGTCCACAGGGCAAATCGGAATCGGGCGACAACAAAGATAATCCCCACGGTTCTCCTCCTCCGCAGCAAAACGGGCAGCCTAGCGATAAACCTTCGAACAACTCCGGCAAGCCGAACGATTCCAAGTCACAAGAGTCGCAGTCGCCCAGCAACAGCCAGCGCCCATCTAACTCGCGTGGTCAACAAGATGGCGACCGGTCCGGCAACGGAGGCAAAGGTGGCGGGCAAAGCGGCAACAGCCAAGGAAAAGGAAGCGCCGGCCAAAACACTCCGTCCGATCAAGGCGCCGGCAAGTCGGAAGAGCCGGGCAAGGGTGAGTTGTCGCAAAAGCCAGGCGGCGATCAAAAATCGGACCAGCCCACGGGTCAGTCGGGAAACGAAAAGGGTCAGGGTTCTTCCAGCCGCACTCAAGACGGCTCGGATTCCAAGAGCGATTCGAAGTCCGATTCCAAAAACGAATCCAATCCGAATTCCCATGACGGTGGCAAGCCCAGTTCCAATTCCGATTCGCCATCTCCGTCCAACGCCAAGTCGAGCACCAATTCGCACGCCAGTCCGGCCGACCATCGCAGCAACGATCGGCCCGATCAACAAAAATCGAACGAGCAACCCAAGTCGGACAACTCCCAACCGCCGCTTTCCAAATCCACGCCCAACCCATCCAATCAGGAAAACTCCCCCTATCCCCAGCCGCCGTCGCAAGGCGCCGCCAATGGCACGGGCGGATCGGCCAGCGGTTACGGCAGCGGCTTCATGGAGGGTCCGCAATCCAAGCCCGACAATGCCAATCTCGACTACGCCAAAAAAGCGACCGGATTGGCGCTCGATTATCTGAAGAACGCCATGAAAAACGGCCAAGAGGGAGATAATATGTTGAAAGATTTGGGCTGGTCGCGGGCGGAAGCGGAAGATTTTATCAAACGCCAGGAGCAGCGATTGCACGACGCTCAACGTTCCGATCCCAACGATCAATCGCGGCGCGAAGCGGAAGATGCTTTGCGCAGCCTGGGATTGCGGCCCGATCGTACCGATCGCTCCGGCAAAACCATCACCAGCGACAGCCAGCGCGGCATGGCCAGCGGCCGGCATACCACTCCGCCGCCGGAATATATGGAGCAGTCCAAGGCATACAGCCAAGGAATCAACAGCAGCGACAAGTAACAAGTTGTCAGTGGCCAGTGGTCGATGGTCAGTTGTCCGTGTACAGTAGCAAGCGGTTAAACGCAGAGGAGTCGCTAAGCCGAAAGCGGAATGTGGCCCCGGGTTCTGTGAAAATTTGCTCTGCGTCAACCACTGACCACTGCCAACCGACCACTGACCACTGCCGATGGATCCCTCGCCGCGCTACCTGGTTCCCTTCTTTCCCAAGCGGGTCCCGCACCACTTTACCGATGTGCTCATTATCGGCGGCGGCCTGGCCGGGTTGCGGGCCGCTAACGCAGTCGATCCGCGGCTCTCGGTGTTGGTCATCACCAAAGAAACGTCGCGGCAATCGAACAGCGCTTACGCCCAAGGGGGCATTGCCGGCGTCTTGGATCCGGAAGATCGCTTTGAAGATCACATCGCCGATACCCTCACCGCTGGTGGCAAACTGTGCGATCGGGCCGTGGTGGAATTGGTGGTCCGCGATGCCCCCGAGAAAATTCGGGAACTGATCGAGTGGGGTACGCATTTCGATCTGGAAGCCGGCGGCCTGGCCCTGGGGCGCGAAGGAGGCCACAGCCATGATCGCATTGTGCATGCCCTGGGCGACGCCACCGGCAAAGAAGTGATGCGGGCCGTCATCGAGCACACGGCCGGCTTGCCCAACGTGCAAATGTGGGAAGATACCTTCACCATCGATCTCTTGACGCACGAAGGCGTCTGCCGCGGGGCACTGGTTTGGAACGCCCAGCACGGCAAAACCATGGTCTGGGCCAAGCAAACTATTTTGTGCACCGGAGGTTGCGGGCAAGTATTTCGCGAAACCACCAACCCCGAAGTCGCCACTGGCGATGGGTTGGCCATTGCCTGGCGGGCCGGCGCCGAGCTGCGCGACATGGAGTTCATGCAATTCCATCCCACGGTGTTGTACATTGCCGGGAGCAGCCGAAATCTTATTACCGAAGCCATGCGCGGCGCCGGCGGCCGCCTGACCGATCGCAATGGTCATCGGTTCATGCCCGAATACGATCCGCGCGCCGAACTGGCCCCACGCGATGTCGTCAGCCGGGCCATCGTTTCGCAGATGGAAAAAACGCGCCACCCGAATGTCTACTTGGATATGAGCCATCTCGATCCGGCCACCGTCCGGGCCCGTTTCCCAGGCATGGCGGCCATTTGCGCCGAGTTTGGGCTCGATATCACGCGCGATCCCATCCCGGTGCGCCCGGGAGCCCATTACATGATTGGCGGCGTCACCGTCGATTTGGCCGGCCACACCACGCTCCCCGGCTTGTGGGCGGCCGGCGAAGTCACGTCCAGCGGGCTGCACGGTGCCAATCGGTTGGCATCGAACAGTTTGCTGGAAGGGTTGGTGTTTGGCACGTATGCCGGAACCGGCGCTTCGGAGGCCGCGGCGCGCATGCCCGATTCGTTCCAAGTGCTGCCGCTGGAAAATCCGCCGGTCGTCGATGGGGGCGAGCCGCTCGATTTGGCCGACATTCGCAATTCGCTCAAATCGCTGATGTGGCGTTCCTGTGGCGTGCGCCGTGATGCGGAGCACTTGACCGCCGCCTCGGAAGATATCGACCGTTGGTGCCGCTACGTGTTGCCGCGGCAATTCACCGATCCCAAGGGCTGGGAATTGCAGAACATGCTGGAAATTTCGCGGCTGATGATTCGCGCCGCCGTGCAGCGGCAAGAAACCCGGGGCGTGCATGTGCGGACCGATTTTCCCGCCACCGACGATGCCCACTGGCAGCGCCACCTGTCCTTTGGGCGTGCCGGCTGATTTTTCAGTCAAAATTTCATTTTCCACTGACCGATCCGCGGCGAGAAGCAGGCCGGGGATGTAATTGTTTTTGTCACGTCCTTTTATTTTCCGGGCAAAATCGACCAGTTTTGTCAGGACCGCGCTTGCCGCAGCACGGCAAATTCGCAGCCCGCTGCGCGCCGGCAGACGACAAAACCAATTCGATTTACGTCCCGCGATGTTCATTGTTGGTGAATTGTTGATTGTTTGTTTGAGCGTCCGACGATCATTTTCGTGATTGGAAAAATTTGGATCGTCGCGAAATTTTATTGTGATCGGACACATCATACATGGCCCGACTGTGCCAGTCGGGAACCTGTGAGTAAACCGTCAGCGAATCACAACCCGCTGATACTGTTCATTTGTATATTACATTGCCGCGAGAAATGCAAGCCAATTTTTGGGCCACTGTGTGTCAGACACGTGTGGTCTGGTGGCTGGCCCGGGCGTGGGAATCCAGGGGCTCGGCAGCCTCGACCCGGCCACCCGACCGGGCAAGATGAGCCGCGAATGAACGGGAATGAACGCAGATCGGAAGAGCGGCGGAAACTGGAGGCGGCGGGCAGATGAGAGCCTGTCCGATGCTAGATGTTTTATCGAATTGCCAACCCCCGGCGCACCGGCTCTCGATGAGCCAGCAGCAATCCAATCGCGCCGGCGGTTCGCCGATCTACATTTTCGGCTTTTGATTCCAAACGATGAGGCAGCCGGCGCCGGTTAGTAACGGGAAGAGGCCGGCCAAATAGAAGAACGACGGTGCGCCGCCGCGCTTAGTCGCCAGCATGAGCAGCACAGCGATGCCGCAGAGGACGGAAAGTGCGCCAATCGTCACGCCCCACCATGGGCGCTGGCCTCGCTTCCGCTTCAAAGCAATCATTGCCAGCCGGCTGGCGATTCCGAGAATGATCGGCAATGCGAACACCACCGCCACGATCGGCCCAATATCGTCGGCGAGCAGTGGAATAATCATGTCCGCATCATACCTGATTCGGTACGGCAATTAGCCCGTCAGGCAGGATCGGCGGGTCGATTTGGAATGATCTGTGCATCGACGGCATTCACGAACAGGGTGTGCCGACATTTTTGGCAACAGACCATGAAAAACGAATACATCGGCACGCCCTCTATGCTTCTGCGACCGGGAATTAAAACGTGGGTCTTGATCAGATGGTCCTCAATTTCCCACTGGCTGGTTTTGCAAATCGGGCACTGGACGCTGCCGGACCCGTGTTCCAAAAACCACGCAGCGCATTTTTCGCGCTCTTCGCTACTGAGAATTCCCCTGTCGTCTGGCATGCAGTCCTCCCGAATGATCGTCTGCTGTATGTAAATAGTGAAAGCACGTTGGCTGGCGCGGCCTCGCTGCTCAAAGCGACCATGGCTGCGCGCAATTCATCTGGCGTCGGTTTCAAGGAATCCCAATGTATGCGATTCCGGCGACGACTCCCAGCGCCGCAATTATTCTCATAAATTGTGAATAATTCGGGTCGTCGCCTAATTTGATCGGAAGTAGATGTAGCGATGGCTGTCCCCAGCCACTTTTTCTCGATGAACACGGCGGCGGCTGAGGACAGCCGCCGCTACATTTTTCAAATTAGACGACGATCATAATTCGCGCTTGCTTTATTCGGCTGCGTGCTTGCGGTATCATTGACCGCCTTCTGCAATACAGCCACCGGGTTTGTGCCCATGAAAATTATCCAGTGCGACGAATCGCATGCTGAGCCGATTTTGGCGATTTTTAACGACGCCATCGCCAACACCACTTCGCTGTACGATTATCATGCCCGCACGTTGCAGACCATGCACAGTTGGTTTGCCGACAAGCGGAAGGGGAATTACCCGGTGATCGGCGTGGTCAACGAGGCGGGCCAATTGATGGGGTTTGGCACGTACGGCACCTTCCGGGTGCGGCCGGCTTACAAGTACACCGTGGAGCATTCGGTGTATGTGGACGCACAATTTCGCGGGCAAGGCGTGGGGAAAGTATTGATGCGGGAAGTGATTGCCGCGGCCGAAGCGCAAAACTATCACGTGCTGGTGGGCGGCATCGATTCGCAAAATGCCGTGAGCATTGCGCTGCACAAACAGTTCGGCTTCGCGTACTGCGGAACCGTGAAGCAGGCGGGCTTCAAGTTCGGCCGCTGGCTCGATCTGGATTTCTACCAGCTCATTTTGAAAACGCCGGCGGAGCCTGTGGATGGATGAGCAGGTGATGGGGTGACGGGTTAGGGGTGAAAAACAGAGCCGCGCGCGTTAGCAAGCGGCTTCATTTGCGCGCGGGCTTTTGCACTTCGCG
Proteins encoded:
- the nadB gene encoding L-aspartate oxidase produces the protein MDPSPRYLVPFFPKRVPHHFTDVLIIGGGLAGLRAANAVDPRLSVLVITKETSRQSNSAYAQGGIAGVLDPEDRFEDHIADTLTAGGKLCDRAVVELVVRDAPEKIRELIEWGTHFDLEAGGLALGREGGHSHDRIVHALGDATGKEVMRAVIEHTAGLPNVQMWEDTFTIDLLTHEGVCRGALVWNAQHGKTMVWAKQTILCTGGCGQVFRETTNPEVATGDGLAIAWRAGAELRDMEFMQFHPTVLYIAGSSRNLITEAMRGAGGRLTDRNGHRFMPEYDPRAELAPRDVVSRAIVSQMEKTRHPNVYLDMSHLDPATVRARFPGMAAICAEFGLDITRDPIPVRPGAHYMIGGVTVDLAGHTTLPGLWAAGEVTSSGLHGANRLASNSLLEGLVFGTYAGTGASEAAARMPDSFQVLPLENPPVVDGGEPLDLADIRNSLKSLMWRSCGVRRDAEHLTAASEDIDRWCRYVLPRQFTDPKGWELQNMLEISRLMIRAAVQRQETRGVHVRTDFPATDDAHWQRHLSFGRAG
- a CDS encoding GNAT family N-acetyltransferase — protein: MKIIQCDESHAEPILAIFNDAIANTTSLYDYHARTLQTMHSWFADKRKGNYPVIGVVNEAGQLMGFGTYGTFRVRPAYKYTVEHSVYVDAQFRGQGVGKVLMREVIAAAEAQNYHVLVGGIDSQNAVSIALHKQFGFAYCGTVKQAGFKFGRWLDLDFYQLILKTPAEPVDG